A section of the Mesobacillus jeotgali genome encodes:
- a CDS encoding DUF4275 family protein, translating into MDFFHKLRSIKNQVSKTENFGYDMRKQWETVFASHLTSMEKKEIYLHADSGASGYLWHVFSYGKRPCEKGNRAELGFDKQYKDTCLIFFQHSDDVWLVEDASDLKAKHLLLAEGEYTDLYVVARILNGLLPLPMNRDGLVRFFAENESGWGIEMFLRKLISACGATVIMVTLFSILEEFGAGLFLGIYLLPIILIYGIPSSILADFLTRRTDGHKRMVTAALLHVSLGALFVAVPTFIFDTAQGNWITSIRNNGFLFFYSVVSAFIFWCFDEGLKSKWFAGLKKIGMRV; encoded by the coding sequence ATGGACTTCTTTCATAAATTAAGAAGCATAAAAAACCAGGTCAGCAAAACAGAAAACTTTGGTTACGATATGAGAAAGCAGTGGGAGACAGTATTTGCATCTCATTTAACATCCATGGAAAAAAAGGAGATTTACCTTCATGCTGATAGTGGAGCAAGTGGCTATCTATGGCATGTGTTCAGTTATGGAAAGAGACCTTGCGAGAAGGGGAATCGAGCGGAACTAGGATTCGACAAACAGTACAAAGACACTTGCCTGATTTTCTTCCAGCATTCAGATGATGTCTGGCTCGTTGAGGATGCGTCTGACTTGAAGGCAAAACACTTATTGTTGGCAGAGGGTGAATATACCGACCTATACGTCGTGGCAAGGATTTTAAATGGACTTTTGCCATTACCCATGAACAGGGATGGATTGGTCCGTTTTTTTGCAGAAAATGAATCAGGATGGGGAATAGAAATGTTTTTAAGAAAATTGATTTCTGCCTGTGGGGCAACGGTAATAATGGTCACACTTTTTTCTATACTAGAAGAGTTTGGAGCAGGGCTCTTTTTAGGGATATATTTGCTGCCCATCATCTTAATCTACGGAATTCCTTCTTCGATACTAGCGGATTTCCTAACCAGACGAACAGACGGACATAAGCGGATGGTAACAGCAGCTTTGCTGCATGTTTCCCTTGGTGCTTTATTTGTTGCAGTACCAACCTTCATATTTGATACAGCACAGGGTAACTGGATCACGAGTATAAGGAATAATGGCTTCTTGTTTTTTTATTCCGTCGTTTCCGCATTCATCTTCTGGTGTTTTGATGAAGGATTAAAAAGTAAGTGGTTTGCAGGCTTAAAGAAGATTGGGATGAGGGTTTAG
- a CDS encoding peptidyl-prolyl cis-trans isomerase produces MKNMTKIVAVLSLLFLLGACSAVTSGEERELLVKTEYGDISKDDLFKEVASTERGKELIQKLVYMQILKGKYEVSDQEVNQRLSEIKEQVGNKEAYTMFLQKQGFKNEEELKDHIEQSLYFFKATTEGVKVTDKQIKDYYEQHKNEYTEAKTSHILVDNESTAKEIKKELKKGTDFAELAKKQSTDKMSAAEGGDIGYLSGRSQELDPTFLAAALKLKKEEVSEPVKTVSGYHIIKVTDIKETPLSEVKDQIKQALMSKEAKPVQEILNNLNKEIEIEEDAFKDAFKDVEPK; encoded by the coding sequence ATGAAGAATATGACCAAAATTGTAGCCGTTTTATCATTATTGTTTTTGCTTGGTGCTTGTTCGGCTGTAACTTCTGGGGAAGAGAGAGAGCTGCTAGTTAAAACGGAATACGGAGATATATCAAAGGATGATTTATTTAAAGAAGTGGCAAGCACCGAGCGCGGAAAGGAATTGATCCAAAAGTTGGTTTATATGCAAATTTTGAAAGGTAAATATGAGGTATCTGATCAAGAAGTGAACCAACGGCTGAGCGAAATAAAGGAACAGGTTGGTAATAAAGAAGCGTATACAATGTTCCTGCAAAAACAGGGCTTTAAAAACGAAGAAGAGTTAAAGGATCATATAGAACAATCCCTATATTTTTTTAAAGCGACAACAGAAGGGGTGAAAGTCACAGATAAACAAATAAAAGATTACTATGAACAACATAAAAATGAATACACTGAGGCGAAAACCAGTCATATTCTCGTGGATAATGAGTCAACTGCTAAAGAAATAAAAAAGGAACTAAAGAAAGGAACCGATTTTGCAGAATTAGCCAAGAAGCAATCGACAGATAAAATGTCTGCTGCTGAAGGCGGAGATATTGGCTATCTTTCCGGAAGAAGCCAGGAATTGGACCCGACATTTCTTGCAGCAGCTTTGAAATTGAAAAAAGAAGAAGTAAGTGAGCCGGTCAAGACAGTATCTGGTTATCACATCATTAAAGTAACAGATATCAAGGAGACGCCTTTAAGCGAGGTGAAAGATCAAATTAAACAAGCACTTATGAGTAAAGAGGCAAAACCGGTTCAGGAGATATTAAACAACTTGAATAAAGAAATTGAGATAGAAGAAGATGCTTTTAAAGATGCATTTAAAGATGTTGAACCAAAATAA
- a CDS encoding DUF2200 domain-containing protein — protein sequence MAKHKIYKMSFASVYPHYVAKAERKGRTKSEVDEIIRWLTGYSQEDLEAQLEKQTDFETFFAEAPELNPSRSLIKGVVCGVRVEDIEEPTMREIRYMDKLIDELARGKALEKILRK from the coding sequence ATGGCCAAACATAAAATCTATAAGATGAGCTTTGCAAGTGTCTACCCTCATTATGTTGCGAAGGCGGAGAGAAAAGGACGCACGAAATCAGAAGTGGATGAAATTATCCGCTGGTTGACAGGTTATAGCCAGGAAGATCTGGAAGCACAATTGGAAAAACAGACGGACTTTGAGACCTTTTTTGCAGAAGCTCCCGAACTGAATCCTTCGAGATCTCTGATCAAAGGTGTAGTCTGCGGAGTCAGGGTTGAAGACATCGAAGAACCGACTATGCGGGAAATTCGCTACATGGACAAGCTGATTGATGAGTTGGCAAGGGGTAAAGCGCTGGAAAAGATTTTGAGGAAATAA
- a CDS encoding DinB family protein has translation MQTFFRYNWMVREDWYRWCEGLNEEELLQNRTGGMKSILFTLFHIVDVEWSWIRLLQGKTDFQESFEEYKSLKKVRALDAHFHLEVENFVNNWESNMENRLFYDTLPDGRVVTDTWGEIMRHTIAHEIHHIGQLSIWAREIGKTPVSANLIGRGLSIYSKK, from the coding sequence TTGCAAACTTTTTTTAGATATAACTGGATGGTTAGAGAAGACTGGTATCGTTGGTGTGAAGGTTTAAATGAAGAAGAACTACTGCAAAACCGAACAGGTGGTATGAAAAGCATATTATTTACACTTTTTCATATAGTTGATGTCGAATGGAGCTGGATACGCCTCTTACAGGGTAAAACTGACTTTCAAGAGAGCTTTGAAGAGTATAAGAGCCTGAAAAAAGTTAGAGCGTTGGACGCCCATTTTCATTTAGAAGTTGAAAACTTTGTGAACAACTGGGAGTCTAATATGGAAAATCGTTTATTTTATGATACCTTACCAGATGGAAGAGTTGTGACGGATACTTGGGGGGAAATCATGCGACATACCATTGCCCATGAAATTCACCATATAGGACAATTATCAATTTGGGCAAGGGAAATCGGAAAAACTCCTGTTTCTGCAAATCTTATTGGCCGGGGGCTTTCTATTTATTCAAAGAAATAA
- the trhA gene encoding PAQR family membrane homeostasis protein TrhA, producing MANVHIFTKKEEIANAIIHGIGALLSITALVLLIVFSSIHGTAWHVVSFTLFGVTMVLLYTSSTLVHSFPQGKAKDIFEIFDHSSIYFFIAGTYTPFLFIAVKGALGWTLFGIVWGLSIAGTVFKSLFVKRFLHTSTALYVIMGWLIVFAWGPLTENVSIQGLQFLVIGGVLYTVGAIFYVWRGFHYHHAVWHLFVMAGSIMHFFAVLTLLP from the coding sequence ATGGCCAATGTACATATCTTTACGAAAAAAGAAGAAATCGCTAATGCGATCATTCATGGAATTGGTGCCTTATTAAGCATCACGGCGCTCGTCCTGCTGATCGTTTTTTCATCAATACACGGGACAGCCTGGCATGTCGTCAGCTTCACATTATTTGGAGTCACCATGGTTCTGCTTTATACGTCATCAACTCTTGTTCACAGCTTTCCGCAGGGTAAGGCAAAAGACATCTTTGAAATATTCGACCATTCGTCCATTTATTTTTTCATTGCCGGTACCTATACACCATTCTTGTTCATCGCAGTAAAAGGAGCATTAGGGTGGACGCTGTTCGGGATTGTATGGGGACTTTCCATCGCTGGAACTGTCTTCAAATCGCTGTTCGTGAAACGCTTCCTGCATACGTCCACTGCATTATACGTCATTATGGGATGGCTGATCGTATTCGCATGGGGGCCATTGACTGAAAATGTTTCCATACAAGGACTTCAATTCCTTGTTATTGGAGGAGTACTGTATACAGTAGGGGCGATTTTTTATGTATGGCGGGGATTCCATTACCATCATGCCGTCTGGCACCTGTTTGTTATGGCTGGCTCAATTATGCACTTTTTTGCGGTTTTGACTTTGTTGCCATGA
- a CDS encoding GNAT family N-acetyltransferase, protein MGAKLVFRMAEEQDLNRIVEMLADDVLGSQRERYEQPLPQSYLDAFKAISSDPNNELIVACRDNEVIGVQQITFTPYITHQGGWRATIEGVRTSSRVRGMGVGSELIKWAIKRAEERGCHLVQLTTDKKRPDALRFYEKLGFTATHEGLKLKL, encoded by the coding sequence ATGGGTGCTAAATTGGTGTTTAGAATGGCTGAAGAACAGGATTTAAATAGGATCGTTGAAATGCTTGCTGATGATGTATTAGGAAGTCAACGTGAACGTTATGAACAGCCACTTCCCCAAAGTTACCTGGACGCATTCAAGGCAATTTCCTCGGATCCAAATAACGAATTAATAGTGGCATGCCGGGACAATGAAGTGATTGGAGTACAGCAAATTACTTTCACCCCCTACATCACCCATCAAGGCGGATGGAGAGCGACGATCGAGGGAGTCAGGACATCCTCTCGAGTCAGAGGCATGGGGGTCGGCAGTGAACTGATCAAATGGGCCATTAAACGTGCTGAAGAACGAGGCTGCCACTTAGTACAATTGACCACTGATAAAAAAAGACCTGATGCATTGAGATTTTATGAAAAATTAGGCTTTACGGCAACCCATGAAGGGTTAAAGCTAAAACTATAG
- a CDS encoding AAA family ATPase, which produces MKQMGTLYFLCGKMGAGKSTKSKQLMIDKHAVLLSEDEWLSSLYPNQIASFEDYLKFSAQLKPLVKKHVQNILSVGTDVVMDFPANTQKLRKWFLDIASEVNASHQLIFLNLNNEQCLRQIAQRRNEQPERAAFDTEAVFIHVTTFFEAPEASEGLNILEFSGKE; this is translated from the coding sequence ATGAAACAAATGGGGACGCTATACTTTTTGTGCGGAAAAATGGGAGCTGGAAAATCAACTAAATCAAAACAATTGATGATAGATAAACATGCGGTCCTATTGTCTGAGGATGAATGGCTTTCGTCTCTTTATCCTAATCAGATTGCATCATTTGAAGACTATCTAAAATTTTCAGCGCAGCTCAAGCCGTTAGTGAAAAAGCATGTTCAAAACATATTAAGTGTCGGCACAGATGTAGTGATGGATTTTCCAGCTAACACTCAAAAACTGCGAAAGTGGTTTTTGGATATTGCATCAGAAGTCAATGCAAGCCATCAACTAATTTTCCTAAATCTAAATAACGAGCAGTGCTTACGTCAAATTGCACAAAGGCGAAACGAACAACCCGAAAGAGCAGCTTTTGACACGGAAGCTGTGTTTATTCATGTGACTACATTTTTTGAAGCACCAGAGGCATCCGAGGGATTAAATATTTTAGAGTTTAGCGGAAAAGAATAA
- a CDS encoding VOC family protein, protein MINKVGQIMLYVNDQDEAVRFWTEKLDFTVIAEENNNQGFRWIEIAPKTGAETTLILHNKEFVSKMSPGLNLDTPSLMYFTDSIEQLHSELKGKEITVGEIVNMPTGRVFNFADFEENYFAVLEK, encoded by the coding sequence ATGATTAATAAAGTCGGTCAAATTATGTTGTATGTCAATGATCAGGACGAGGCTGTTCGATTCTGGACTGAGAAATTGGATTTCACTGTAATAGCTGAGGAGAACAACAATCAGGGATTTAGATGGATTGAAATCGCTCCAAAAACAGGGGCAGAAACAACCTTGATTCTGCATAATAAAGAATTCGTTTCAAAAATGTCTCCTGGTTTAAATCTAGATACCCCTTCTTTAATGTATTTCACAGACAGCATCGAACAATTACACAGTGAATTAAAGGGCAAAGAAATCACAGTCGGTGAGATTGTCAACATGCCAACCGGGAGAGTTTTTAACTTTGCAGATTTTGAAGAAAACTATTTTGCCGTACTAGAAAAATAG
- a CDS encoding PadR family transcriptional regulator, with product MSIQIVLLGLLQEKSYHPYEMKKMIIENKWDHLFPVTDGNIYHAIRKLEKHEWVESEKEEQVNNRPNRTVYRITDEGKDQLSKEIQLVFEQRLKEPRSLYPATLFIHLSNVDEIKKMIQQWIIELQEETSVETEYPAGLPQLINRHYSDTNKLYHKWLKDLLVNIKKS from the coding sequence ATGTCCATCCAGATTGTCCTTTTAGGCTTATTGCAGGAGAAATCCTATCACCCATATGAAATGAAGAAAATGATTATTGAAAATAAGTGGGACCATCTTTTCCCTGTGACGGACGGTAACATTTATCATGCGATTAGAAAACTGGAAAAGCATGAATGGGTGGAATCGGAAAAGGAAGAGCAAGTCAATAATCGGCCAAACCGGACTGTCTATCGGATTACAGATGAAGGAAAGGATCAGCTATCCAAAGAAATTCAGCTCGTTTTTGAACAACGATTGAAGGAGCCTCGCTCACTTTATCCTGCCACCCTTTTCATTCATTTATCAAATGTAGATGAAATAAAGAAAATGATCCAACAATGGATCATCGAGCTGCAGGAAGAAACCTCGGTTGAGACAGAATATCCGGCAGGATTGCCTCAATTGATTAACAGGCACTATTCGGATACAAATAAACTTTATCATAAATGGTTAAAAGACCTTTTAGTGAATATCAAAAAGAGTTAG
- a CDS encoding SDR family NAD(P)-dependent oxidoreductase codes for MGKFDNKIVLITGGASGMGKRMSELFVEEGAYVIAADINKELLEVVSQHDSIEGKLLNVMSEDDWKKAVDEIIADHGRIDILINNAGIATEKQMDETTIEDWDLMMRINGFGPFAGMKHVLPHMVKQNSGAVVNISSYTAMVGMGVNTYTASKGAVRSISRAASTAYGRFGIRVNTVFPGVIETPMTANLSESSEVVKRLIMATPLQRLGQADDVARAVLFLASDDAAYITGAELVIDGGFSAQ; via the coding sequence ATGGGGAAATTTGATAATAAAATCGTTCTGATCACGGGTGGAGCTTCAGGTATGGGGAAAAGAATGTCTGAGCTTTTTGTTGAAGAAGGCGCTTATGTCATCGCTGCTGATATTAATAAAGAACTGCTTGAAGTGGTCAGTCAGCATGATTCCATTGAGGGCAAATTGTTGAATGTAATGTCTGAGGACGATTGGAAAAAAGCTGTTGATGAAATCATTGCTGATCATGGACGAATCGATATCCTGATTAATAACGCAGGAATTGCGACTGAAAAGCAAATGGACGAAACAACGATTGAAGATTGGGATTTAATGATGCGCATTAATGGCTTTGGTCCATTTGCCGGTATGAAGCATGTATTGCCTCATATGGTGAAACAAAACAGCGGTGCCGTTGTCAATATTTCGAGTTATACTGCCATGGTTGGTATGGGTGTCAATACGTACACCGCTTCTAAAGGTGCCGTCAGATCTATCTCACGTGCAGCCAGTACAGCCTATGGCAGATTCGGAATTCGCGTAAATACTGTATTCCCTGGAGTCATCGAAACACCAATGACAGCTAACTTGTCCGAATCAAGTGAAGTCGTAAAGCGTTTGATTATGGCTACTCCTTTACAACGCTTAGGACAAGCGGATGATGTGGCACGTGCCGTATTATTCCTGGCTTCAGATGATGCTGCTTATATTACGGGAGCAGAATTAGTCATTGACGGAGGCTTTTCTGCTCAGTAA
- a CDS encoding MMPL family transporter has protein sequence MKKMLHSITDRVSTKRGMWITIIAWLVLMIGLSAGPKLGDYKINNFQSLPDEAKSIIAQQKTEDYFPNAQGTPGILVFHNENGVINLDEVNQILDGIIAEDIEGIKNIVDTRTLPPQALGSFISEDKSTMIVPMELEPGLGNDEYAEINDRATEIGTGIADKLESTAFYITGPAGIAGDTIKLFERADFVLLLATVGIILVLLIVIYRSPLLAIIPLLATVIVYQVVNQSVALMGAGGLEINNQTTSIMSILLFAAVIDYSLFVFSRFREELNHYENKFDAMKHAMRATGEPVFFAGGTVLAAMLVLLFADFRDYQNFAPIFGTAMFFIMIASVTLVPALFALFGRKAFWPKVPKYGVEKEVKHGVWGPVAKFVVNKPGLSGGIVGIFLIVTALNVFNLEYEFDMVKSFPEDLPSRVGYEIVEQRYDKGELAPTTLLIESDRALSEADAMKLSEKLQAEEEIASVRLSGLTDNGEAAKFSVALAMNPYSVEAMDYIEGLQNQTPEILDNLGLDADAYYSGVTPKLIDEREYNDGDIIKIASLETILILVLLVVLTRSLKMPFYMMATILLSYLSALGLGVFLIDVLFGYEAISTRVPVYAFIFLVALGIDYNIILASRFIEERKKHKVKEALEIAIRNTGGVISSAGIILAATFAALTTMPIADLFIFGFMVAIGILIDTFLVRGMLLPALILFFEKDKQTSPEIQ, from the coding sequence ATGAAGAAAATGCTTCATTCCATCACAGACCGTGTTTCAACAAAGCGCGGCATGTGGATTACCATCATCGCCTGGCTGGTGTTGATGATTGGCTTAAGCGCCGGGCCTAAGCTTGGCGATTACAAGATTAACAATTTCCAATCGCTGCCCGATGAGGCAAAATCAATCATCGCACAGCAAAAAACGGAGGATTATTTCCCGAATGCACAGGGAACTCCAGGTATTCTTGTTTTCCATAACGAAAACGGCGTTATAAATCTTGATGAAGTGAATCAAATCCTTGACGGGATCATTGCTGAAGACATTGAGGGGATTAAGAATATAGTCGATACTCGTACCCTTCCTCCACAGGCACTGGGCTCCTTTATTTCTGAAGATAAATCTACTATGATTGTCCCTATGGAGCTTGAACCCGGATTGGGTAATGATGAGTATGCTGAAATCAACGATCGCGCAACAGAAATTGGAACTGGCATTGCTGACAAGCTTGAAAGCACGGCATTTTATATTACCGGACCTGCCGGAATTGCCGGGGATACAATCAAGCTTTTTGAACGGGCTGATTTCGTCTTGTTATTGGCGACAGTCGGTATTATTCTTGTTCTGCTGATTGTCATTTACCGATCACCGCTCCTGGCCATCATTCCATTACTGGCCACAGTGATTGTTTATCAGGTGGTTAACCAGAGTGTTGCCCTGATGGGAGCAGGCGGACTGGAAATCAATAACCAGACCACCTCAATCATGAGTATCCTCTTGTTCGCGGCCGTTATTGATTATTCGTTGTTCGTGTTCTCGCGTTTCCGTGAAGAATTGAATCATTATGAAAATAAATTTGATGCTATGAAGCATGCAATGCGCGCTACGGGCGAGCCTGTCTTCTTTGCCGGCGGAACCGTTCTTGCTGCGATGCTTGTACTTCTGTTTGCTGATTTCCGTGATTACCAGAACTTTGCTCCGATTTTCGGTACCGCCATGTTCTTTATCATGATTGCTTCCGTAACACTCGTACCTGCCTTGTTCGCCTTGTTTGGACGAAAAGCATTCTGGCCAAAGGTACCTAAATATGGTGTAGAAAAAGAGGTCAAGCATGGTGTGTGGGGACCTGTTGCTAAATTCGTAGTGAATAAGCCAGGGCTTTCCGGCGGGATTGTAGGCATCTTTCTGATTGTTACTGCCTTGAACGTTTTCAACCTTGAGTATGAATTCGACATGGTGAAAAGCTTCCCGGAAGATTTGCCTTCCCGCGTTGGCTATGAAATAGTTGAACAGAGATATGACAAGGGAGAACTCGCCCCTACTACACTGTTGATTGAAAGTGACAGAGCGTTATCTGAAGCAGATGCAATGAAACTCAGCGAAAAACTGCAGGCTGAAGAAGAGATTGCTTCAGTCCGCTTATCCGGATTGACGGATAATGGAGAAGCTGCCAAGTTCAGCGTTGCCCTCGCAATGAATCCGTACTCTGTCGAGGCAATGGATTATATTGAAGGTTTGCAGAATCAAACACCTGAAATTCTTGATAATTTAGGTCTGGATGCTGACGCCTATTATAGCGGAGTAACCCCTAAGCTGATCGACGAGCGCGAATACAATGATGGCGACATCATTAAGATTGCATCGCTTGAAACGATCCTGATTCTTGTATTGCTCGTAGTGCTGACTCGCAGCTTGAAAATGCCATTTTACATGATGGCCACCATCCTGCTTTCTTATCTATCCGCACTAGGCCTCGGTGTATTCCTCATCGATGTCCTGTTTGGATATGAGGCAATCAGTACCCGTGTGCCAGTCTATGCATTCATCTTCCTGGTCGCATTGGGAATCGATTATAATATAATTTTAGCGTCACGCTTTATCGAGGAACGCAAGAAACATAAAGTGAAAGAAGCATTGGAAATAGCCATCCGCAATACAGGCGGTGTCATTTCGTCCGCAGGGATCATTCTGGCCGCAACATTTGCAGCCCTAACAACGATGCCAATTGCCGACCTGTTCATTTTCGGATTCATGGTAGCGATCGGGATCCTGATTGACACCTTCCTTGTCCGCGGCATGCTGCTTCCTGCCCTGATTCTTTTCTTTGAAAAAGACAAGCAAACCAGTCCGGAGATTCAATAA
- a CDS encoding M6 family metalloprotease domain-containing protein, whose amino-acid sequence MKFKNKIAAATTTLLLAFSSTATFAAEPGLEKMPGPVDSQSWVNPDDMTWNDYNPIPGMDWNSTNIKPETELKGALILVDFPDQDFILTQPKGSEIAGNPQVDAVPREDLGEWWENFLNVPSKLNNYQTIDGFWKENSQGKWGVSLDSYGPYRLDKNEFQYGLNSMNAGSLPSQYSSGNLFQDGVNAAAADIAAAGKDYDFAFIVHAGYDESTVWQEFGEMMFLNQDSVSDAFGPPDLPGFENMPNWAKTRYVPWTSFYAAKTIWSAASSADINGKRIRVSIQGESDGMGTFAHEFGHLRGLGDNYNNASLDPRTYSGYWETMSRGSFNGPGGTHTRWMIPSTLGASIPAPHMLRNKMKQGFVSDDEVLKLNRDELKESGPVFADITARQAPIGGNFGRTGIHGINISMDDLTPTDYLAGDWRNDILSNRLYNNYTLEVVDRVGSDSFAADSGVLIAKTKNAESAPNIWVVDSHPEDINLKDFTRPDGTTAMVAKGDPRQTLDALFKAGNGASLVAGQFDGSIDKDTVVNEYVDPYNKLHFYILGKQKDKDGVLRYQVAVRNTEGAGGFQRGVNVSAGTVQPAVEDKVAVYHFNVTNTGEAKDLFRVNASAGDDWKVQLDHNVIAVDPGATVAVPVYVKIPKGKTAPSKLTFTATSETDANQSFTDYNFLPGSLSAAGISSVIDSFANEGSIKAGTAEALKAHMKTVGQFEEKESADKVVKHLNDFKGFLELKKDANQISDKVYTSLNAYADSMIEIWQ is encoded by the coding sequence TTGAAATTCAAGAATAAAATTGCAGCAGCCACTACCACTTTATTGCTTGCGTTTTCTTCAACAGCCACTTTTGCTGCGGAACCAGGTCTGGAGAAAATGCCCGGCCCAGTGGATTCCCAGTCATGGGTAAATCCAGATGATATGACTTGGAATGATTATAATCCGATTCCAGGTATGGATTGGAATTCAACTAATATTAAACCCGAAACAGAACTTAAAGGTGCCTTGATTTTGGTCGACTTTCCTGATCAGGATTTTATCCTGACCCAGCCAAAAGGTTCTGAGATTGCCGGCAATCCTCAAGTGGATGCCGTTCCTCGTGAAGATCTTGGGGAATGGTGGGAGAACTTTTTGAATGTTCCTAGTAAACTCAATAACTATCAGACAATTGATGGCTTCTGGAAGGAGAATTCCCAGGGAAAATGGGGCGTCTCCCTTGATTCTTATGGTCCCTACCGCCTGGATAAAAACGAATTTCAATATGGGCTTAACAGTATGAATGCCGGTTCACTTCCATCTCAATATAGCAGCGGAAACCTTTTTCAGGACGGGGTAAATGCAGCAGCAGCTGACATTGCCGCAGCTGGAAAAGACTATGACTTTGCATTCATCGTACATGCTGGTTATGACGAGTCAACCGTATGGCAAGAATTCGGCGAAATGATGTTTCTTAATCAAGACTCGGTTTCTGATGCATTTGGACCGCCGGATTTGCCTGGATTTGAAAACATGCCAAACTGGGCAAAAACTCGTTATGTTCCGTGGACTTCCTTTTATGCAGCAAAAACGATTTGGTCGGCGGCCTCTAGTGCAGACATAAATGGCAAAAGGATTCGTGTCTCTATACAGGGAGAAAGCGATGGCATGGGAACATTTGCTCACGAATTTGGCCATCTCCGCGGGCTTGGTGATAATTACAATAATGCATCCCTTGACCCTAGAACCTATTCTGGTTATTGGGAGACGATGAGCCGCGGCTCATTCAATGGTCCTGGCGGAACGCATACTCGCTGGATGATTCCATCGACTCTTGGTGCTTCTATACCGGCTCCACATATGCTGCGTAATAAGATGAAACAGGGATTTGTATCCGATGATGAAGTCTTGAAGCTAAACCGAGATGAATTAAAGGAATCTGGACCGGTGTTTGCGGATATTACCGCACGTCAAGCACCAATTGGAGGAAACTTCGGCAGAACCGGAATCCATGGTATTAATATCAGCATGGACGATTTAACACCAACAGATTACCTTGCCGGTGACTGGCGAAATGATATTCTTTCTAATAGATTGTACAATAACTACACCCTTGAAGTGGTCGATCGCGTTGGTTCGGATTCCTTCGCAGCTGATTCTGGCGTCTTGATTGCCAAGACGAAAAATGCGGAGTCTGCCCCGAATATCTGGGTAGTTGACTCACATCCTGAGGATATCAATCTGAAAGACTTTACTAGACCTGATGGCACCACAGCGATGGTTGCCAAAGGTGATCCACGGCAAACTCTCGATGCTTTATTCAAAGCTGGTAATGGGGCAAGCCTGGTTGCCGGACAATTTGATGGTTCTATTGACAAAGACACAGTTGTCAATGAGTACGTTGATCCTTACAATAAACTTCATTTCTACATTTTAGGGAAACAAAAAGACAAAGATGGGGTACTCCGCTATCAGGTTGCCGTCCGAAACACGGAAGGCGCAGGTGGATTTCAACGAGGAGTAAATGTTAGCGCAGGCACTGTACAGCCTGCTGTAGAGGACAAAGTGGCAGTCTATCATTTTAATGTCACAAATACCGGCGAAGCAAAGGACCTTTTCCGTGTCAATGCTTCGGCAGGTGATGATTGGAAAGTACAACTTGATCACAATGTAATCGCGGTAGATCCAGGAGCAACCGTCGCTGTTCCGGTTTATGTGAAGATCCCGAAAGGCAAGACAGCACCTTCCAAACTTACCTTTACAGCCACTTCAGAGACAGACGCTAATCAAAGTTTTACTGACTACAACTTCTTGCCTGGCAGCTTGAGTGCAGCAGGTATAAGCTCTGTTATTGATAGTTTTGCAAATGAGGGATCTATCAAAGCAGGTACGGCGGAAGCATTGAAGGCACATATGAAAACTGTAGGGCAGTTTGAAGAGAAAGAATCTGCTGATAAGGTTGTCAAACACCTTAATGATTTCAAAGGGTTCTTAGAACTCAAAAAGGATGCGAATCAAATCTCTGACAAAGTGTATACCAGTCTGAATGCATATGCTGACTCAATGATTGAGATCTGGCAATAG